The following are from one region of the Littorina saxatilis isolate snail1 linkage group LG2, US_GU_Lsax_2.0, whole genome shotgun sequence genome:
- the LOC138954965 gene encoding uncharacterized protein, protein MHHPHLPLPAPSPSPSTCTIPLSLYLHYPPLPLPAPSPSPSPCTIPLSIYLHHPPLPLPAPSPSPSTCTIPLSLYLHHPPLPLPAPSPSPSTCTIPLSLYLHHPLLPLPAPSPFPSTCTIPLSLYLHHPPLPLPAPSPSPSTCTIPFSLYLHHPPFPLPAPSPSPSTCTIPLSLYLHHPLLPLPAPSPFPSTCTIPLSLYLHHPPLPLPAPSPSPSTCTIPLSLYLHHPLLPLPAPSPFPSTCTIPLSIYLHHPPLPAPSPSPSTCTIPLSLSLHHPPLPAPSPSPSTCTIPLSLYLHHPPLHLPAPSPSPSTCTIPISLYLHHPHLPLPAPSPPPSTCTIPLSLYLHHPPLHLPAPSPSPSTCTIPIYLSLHHPSPSPSTCTIPLSLSLHHPPLPAPSPSPSTCTIPLSLYLHHPPLPLPAPSPSPCTISLSLYMYYPPLPLPLPLWCHGDMDDIDMAWKEHGFKTTRVRMGGLSESGEF, encoded by the coding sequence ATGCACCATCCCCATCTCCCTCTCCCTGCaccatccccctctccctctacctgcaccatccccctctccctctaccTGCActatccccctctccctctaccTGCACCATCCCCTTCTCCCTCTCCCTGCACCATCCCCCTCTCCATCTACCTGCaccatccccctctccctctaccTGCACCATCCCCTTCTCCCTCTACCTGCACCATCCCCCTTTCCCTCTACCTGCaccatccccctctccctctacctgcaccatccccctctccctctacctgcaccatccccctctccctctaccTGCACCATCCCCTTCTCCCTCTACCTGCACCATCCCCCTTTCCCTCTACCTGCaccatccccctctccctctacctgcaccatccccctctccctctacctgcaccatccccctctccctctaccTGCACCATCCCCTTCTCCCTCTACCTGCACCATCCCCCTTTCCCTCTACCTGCaccatccccctctccctctacctgcaccatccccctctccctctaccTGCACCATCCCCTTCTCCCTCTACCTGCACCATCCCCCTTTCCCTCTACCTGCaccatccccctctccctctacctgcaccatccccctctccctctacctgcaccatccccctctccctctacctgcaccatccccctctccctctaccTGCACCATCCCCTTCTCCCTCTACCTGCACCATCCCCCTTTCCCTCTACCTGCACCATCCCCCTCTCCATCTACCTGCACCATCCCCCTCTCCCTGCaccatccccctctccctctacctgcaccatccccctctccctctccctgcaCCATCCCCCTCTCCCTGCACCATCCCCATCTCCCTCTACCTGCaccatccccctctccctctaccTGCACCATCCCCCTCTCCATCTACCTGCACCATCCCCATCTCCCTCTACCTGCACCATCCCCATCTCCCTCTACCTGCACCATCCCCATCTCCCTCTACCTGCaccatccccccctccctctaccTGCActatccccctctccctctaccTGCACCATCCCCCTCTCCATCTACCTGCACCATCCCCATCTCCCTCTACCTGCACCATCCCCATCTACCTCTCCCTGCACCAtccatccccctctccctctacctgcaccatccccctctccctctccctgcaCCATCCCCCTCTCCCTGCACCATCCCCCTCTCCATCTACCTGCaccatccccctctccctctacctgcaccatccccctctccctctacctgcaccatccccctctccctgcacaatctccctctccctctacATGTActatccccctctccctctccctctccccctctggTGCCATGGAGACATGGATGATATAGATATGGCATGGAAGGAACATGGATTCAAAACCACACGGGTGAGGATGGGGGGTCTGTCAGAGTCAGGAGAGTTTTGA